CATATCGGCTCCACCTGGTGATAGATCCTCTGTTTTGTTGTAGCTGAAAATGAAAATGGATAACTTGTACTGAAACTAAGAAAACAAAGCTTATAGATATGtcctgtataaataaattagggcTGAAAATGATCTAGAACACACTGCTGGGGTAAACCCACACAAGCCAGTTGtaagtccttatccaagaagacttgttctactgTATCACCAGAACTACATGGACAAAGAGTGACTAGAACCTGTGCTAATTTTATCATTGATTGGCTGGGGTTTGCAGTGCCccaattgtaaaataaacataatttatacaTATAGATCATTTTCTTCTAGAAAATTTAGCAATATAAATACTTACATCCAGTTGTCATTTAGTTGTGTAAATCTCGACACCCCTGTCTGGGCTGTTGCAACATCAATATGAACATGTATGTTTTCTAATAaggaaaatgaaataatttagtttataaatgttttaacaagTAACAAAATAAACTGAATCTTAATGTTTGAAATATCATAGTAGATTAATTGCATGATGTTCATAAATgcttgtataaataataatcaatctGTAATGGTATACAATTTCATATTTGCTAATGTTACTTTAGCAATTATTTCATCCGGCTAGATACGTTATGAGAATTGACTGGAGAATAGATGTCCTGATTTAAAAGCAATTAAACCAAGTAGTAGTGTACAACTCATTCtggttattaaaattaataaaatcaatattgaTTCGAAATTGCAAAAGATAAGTACAAAACAAATATAGTGAACGGCACAAAACAGTAGTTAATATCATTTGATGAAGCCAATGAATTCAGATGctaaaatcaatatttgttaAGACCACAAAGTAGCATGCTAACCTTCTTTTGGTACAAGTTGGTGCAACCTAGTAATAGCGTCTCCACCAGGGTAGTTATTGTATGATAAATACAGAAAACCTGACGTCGTTGCTaggttaaaaacaaaatggccgatGACTGCTATTGAAATCAAACTCATTAGTATAGATTTCTTTCTGTTGTTGAAACTTAATAAGAAAAGgaaatactataaatataacAATCAGAAGATCAAATTTCGTATAATTATTCGAACTAATTAGACACTGAATTACTTTCAATAGAAATTGAAAGAAATGTTTTTTATCATTATTCTgattttgaaagaaataaatgtttacttaaCATATTAGTAATAAATCAATACTGCAGGTGTCAGTTCAAAGGTCATGAGCCTTAGAATTATTAGTAAATGTTTACAACAGTATATGATATTGCGACACcatgtatgtacagtagttcTAAAAGGTTGAGTAACTGACAGTTGTATGTGGTGTACAGCAAACTCAACATATTGAtttttgccatgcaaaccttcaaataGTATATTACAACCTATACATACATAGTATATTACAACCTATACATACATAGTATATTACAACCTATACATACATAGTATATTACAACCTATACATACATAGTATATTACAACCTATACATACATAGTATATTACAACCTATACATACATAGCATATTACAACCTATACATACATAGTATATTACAACCTATACATACATAGTATATTACAACCTATACATACATAGTATATTACAACCTATACATACATAGTATATTACAACCTATACATACATAGTATATTACAACCTATACATACATAGTATATTACAACCTATACATACATAGTATATTACAACCTATACATACATAGTATATTACAACCTATACATACATAGTATATTACAACCTATACATACATAGTATATTACAACCTATACATACATAGTATATTACAACCTATACATACATAGTATATTACAACCTATACATACATAGTATATTACAACCTATACATACATAGTATATTACAACCTATACATGTGATTTTTAATTTGTCgacgtatacagtattacttatttaccttattaaaaaataaataaaaaaaacaacttacaAATGGCAAACGGCACGTGCTGCAGCTGTATTGAGTAAGGGAAATACGTAGATTATAAAACGCAATTCTTTATGAGGAAGGAACGAGTAAAGAAAGATGAATCCAACAGCTGGAAGAAGAAGAGTCCTGATTCTAGAGTCAACATACGCACCAATAGGAACAAGCAGCAGACTACTGGAAAGTGCTCTTGGAATGGCcgaataaaaataccaaagaaaTGGAGATGTCTAAACAATTTTATCAAACAAAATAACGTTAGAAATCACAATCAATTGATATTGGAAGTATTCAGTTTTGAAATAATAACATCAGAAGGATACACCCCAGTTAGAacttttattcattattatattataccacAGGACTTCTCCCTCAGGCCAAAGGAATCTCTGCCAAAAGTATGAGTCAATGAAGATAGTAAAAcctgaaaagaaaaaaagaaataaatacattcaattataaaatgtatcaataataacaaatatttttttaaacactagCTCATCTATTTTTGCACTTTTAAGAAACAGTTTCCATTGAACTTCAAGATgttaattttcatttaactCTATTAGGGAGTAGGGGAAAACAGAGTTACTGTATGGGGTTCTCTCGGGAAACACCCCTCTTCACCTCTCCGATGCAGGGCATAACAAAAAGTCACAATGTAATTTATAATTGAAGATGAGAaattcatttgaaaaaaaaacacattacacTAACCCAAGCAAATGAGGCCAGCAGGTGCTGCATACATGAGAAGTGTTATAATGTTAAGTCTACCACTAACAAGTTCCATAAGTAGCATTAGACCCATCAGAATAGCTAGCTCAGCTCTAAAGACGATGATAGCAAATGCTGACAGACTTATAAATAAGGCATGTTTACCATCAATCCAACCACTAATTGctattaaaactgaaaaatttTAGTTAGATATCAAACATGTTGTATTTCATACTGTGTCATTTATTGTTATGATTGGTTTCATACATAAGGATTATACATGATTAATACGCTGGTCTTAAACAAGGTTACCTAATACATGGATGGAGGGGTTCAATCTCAGGAGGACTTAACAAGGATTGCCTATTACAGGAGGAAATATTTTTAAGGTGAGGCTGAAGATGAGCCTATGCCGGAATAATAAGGATGGACTTATTTTTTAGGATAaattaagctctatctacactatcaaacttttgaTGTGGTAGGTGGTAGTCATATGCCCAAGTATGgcagtgacatgacatcatcatgcccatagggcacatcacatttttttgttacataaaatttgatagtgtaaacaaggcTTTACTCAACAATAGGCAACCTAAATATCAGTACAATTAATAATGGACTAAAAGATAATTGTGcactttttaaattcatttttacctaAAACAAGAGCAAATACATTCGGCAGAGGTCTGGTCATATAGAAGACAAAGTGGAACTGTGTAGCTGTAATAAGCATGACATATTTAGTAACTTCTTTACCAAATCTGTTGTTGATAGATTTACCAAATTGGTTGAATGCCACAAGTACACAGAAACCAAGAAAGAAACGaactgaaaacaaacaaaaaatgttatttttattataaagaatTATGCTTGACATAATTCAtgctttaacaacatttatttagaaacagttcaagaaataaaaaaagcatACATTTACAATAACTTAAATGGTAACAATAAATAAGAACTGTTTCAGGGATCAGAAAAAGAAGTAAGACCAATgaaattgcaagaatacaatAAGGTATGTtataatagttaataactaACATCATTAACTCACCGATGACCTGTGATATGATTTTAGATGCTCCAATCAGAAAGAAAAATGCAACAAAAGGGGCAGACAAAAGTGAAACAACCAATGGCCCAATGAAAGTTCTTGGAACAACGCCAGGAAACATATGATGATCGTACTggcaaaacaaacaaaataataaatgtttgtcTTACTTTAGCATAGAAATTGAATACTAGTTAAAACACaggtattattaatatattaagtaTCAAGTTATTAAAGGATTCTGAGAAGTTTTTTCTTAACTCTAgtcttttcttttatataaatttagtaAATCACACATAACTTACTGCTGTGATATTAGATGTATGATAGAGTAAATCATGCATGGCTTGAAGATTAAAACTCTCTTCTACTTTGGTAAACGGACAAATTAACAAGTGAACTACAAAGGCTGCTGCTAAAATCAACACCCACATCTTgctaatgtttaaatcaaaCTAAATctattctgaaataaaacaaaataaacttgTCAATTTCTAGTTCAATATAGAAtgtcaataatatatttatttaaaaagtagtataaataaaaatacactgATAAATATTAAAAGCATACATTTTGCCcaataacaattttaactttaaattattaatcaCAATATGAATCTACGCATAGTCATTGTCAAATTGCATAATAAGCAAGGTGTCTCTCTACTGTAGTCTTTGGTTGGGTCTATATATATCTAAACGCCTGTTTTTTTATTGCCAAAAAGGAGTCCGGACTGGTCACTGTGCTCCTTTATTATGTTGTTGTCCAccgtacagaaagaaaataatatattattatattgacaaTGTAATGTGTCCAATAATTAATTATGGTCCccacctactaggcctagagccaAACCTGGTACTAGCTACATCCTGCCTGCTCATACATAATAGTATAATAGATCATCTAGCCTATAGGATCtaactactagcctaggcctagcctagcctggcctagtagtagtaggcctagtactactactagtactgtagtaggcctagtactacggtagtactgtagtaggcctagtagtactactactagtactagtactactagctaaactacctagctagctagcctagtagtaggcctaaaccTCTAATAGTAGTAGACTAGGCTAGATACTATGTAGGCCTTTCTAGCTAACGTAGGGTGTAAGCCTACACATTCCATCAATACTAATAgcctaaaatattatatatatattattaacaatacTTTCAATATATGTACGTTGAAAAAGTGGGAAAAACAACTGAACGCAACCACCGGACCCTGGATTTTCCTGTATGACATGTGTTTGTTGGTTTAGAAAAAAACGCCCCCAATCTTCATCGAActcttgttttttttacagaGTGTGTGTGACACGACGCAAATTCAACTTCCTAAATAATGGATACTCTCTCAATGTCTTCGCTTTGTTTCGACAAAGACCAATTTATGAAGGTAAGTAGTAAACCGGTTAACTTCATTAAAACATATGCAACGCTGGTAGAAGCAAGCTAatgctagctaggccctag
The window above is part of the Antedon mediterranea chromosome 10, ecAntMedi1.1, whole genome shotgun sequence genome. Proteins encoded here:
- the LOC140060685 gene encoding dol-P-Man:Man(7)GlcNAc(2)-PP-Dol alpha-1,6-mannosyltransferase-like, with amino-acid sequence MWVLILAAAFVVHLLICPFTKVEESFNLQAMHDLLYHTSNITAYDHHMFPGVVPRTFIGPLVVSLLSAPFVAFFFLIGASKIISQVIVRFFLGFCVLVAFNQFGKSINNRFGKEVTKYVMLITATQFHFVFYMTRPLPNVFALVLVLIAISGWIDGKHALFISLSAFAIIVFRAELAILMGLMLLMELVSGRLNIITLLMYAAPAGLICLGFTIFIDSYFWQRFLWPEGEVLWYNIIMNKSSNWGTSPFLWYFYSAIPRALSSSLLLVPIGAYVDSRIRTLLLPAVGFIFLYSFLPHKELRFIIYVFPLLNTAAARAVCHFFNNRKKSILMSLISIAVIGHFVFNLATTSGFLYLSYNNYPGGDAITRLHQLVPKEENIHVHIDVATAQTGVSRFTQLNDNWIYNKTEDLSPGGADMMSYDVLCIGAASENAPELSPYTSSHYILDHVEGYAGIDTKDFKSFPQVVLQPKIFILEKKKCADS